The Homo sapiens chromosome 21, GRCh38.p14 Primary Assembly DNA window GTGGCCACTGGGCACCTGCTCCTCTAGGCCGTGTGGGCTGGGGCTCAGGGCTGGTCCTTCCCACTGTCCTGCAGCTGGTGGTTCAGAGGCTGGGCTTCGACACCCGTGTAACTGTGCTGGGCCACGTGCAGCGGGGAGGGACGCCCTCTGCCTTCGACCGGATCCTGGTAAGTGGCCATCACCCTGCCCTGCGTACGTGCGTGGGTAAGcgtggtgtgtgggtgtgggtgtgggcaGTGTGCACGCGAGCATGGCACGTGCACTGTGTCCATGTGGCTGTGGGTGAGTGTCCgtgtctgtgtgtgggggtgtATGTGTGGGGGACGCGTGGTCcttgtgggtgtgtctgtgtgtgtctggtccgtgtgggtgtgtgtggcagtgtgtgtgggtgtgtgtcagtgtgggtgtgtgtgggtgttccCTCAAGCTGTTGCTCCTCCTGGGGGAGACTGAGGCCTGGCTTCTCCGTTCCCCTGCAGGTATAGGGAACTCAGACCTGGGGACCATGGGAGGCCCCCCACCAGCCTGTGCCTCCTGGCTGTTCTGACCCCCACCCTCTGCCAGCCCAACGTGGCAGCAGTCAGGGCCAGGGGCAGGCCCTGGGAGAGGGGCTGGGTGGGCAGAGGGTGGTGCCCATGGCGCCTGTGGCGTCACAGTCTGGGAGGCTGGTGCTGGGAGGGAGCATTCGGGGTCTGGCCTGGCCTCGCCGTCCTTGGTCCTGATCACcgctgggtctcactttgtcctctgcaaaatgggaatgaagTTGGAGCCAAATGGAGTGGGTCTGGGGCCAGGAAGGCACCATGGTAGGCAAAATGCCTGTGTATGAGGGTGGTCACCCTCTCAGGCAGGGCCAGAGACTGTCAGACAGGTGGGACTTGTGCTGAGGGAGACCAGGTGACTGCGCCCAGCCCTGtgactgcacctggccctgtgaCTCGTGTGCTGAGCCGAGCATTCCCAGGGAACCCACACAGCTGGACGAGGGCCACTCTATAGAGGGGAGGCTTCCTCAGAGAGGGGCCCCGCCGACCTAGCCAGGCAGCTGCTGTCCCCTCTGTGAGGCCTCAGGCTCACTCTGAAGAGCCTCTTGAGGGGCCGGGGACATCAGGGCAAGCCAGCCGCTGCTGAgcctggggtgatggaaatgccGCTGCTGTGACCGGGCCAGCCATGCACTCCCAGCCTGCAGGCTGCTGGGTTTTCCAGCCAGTGTCTTGGATGCCTGATGCCGGGTGTGAAACAAAGGACAGTTGATCGCCCCTAGCCGCGGCTGTCACCCAGAGCGTCAGCATTCTTGTGCTCCCTGAGCCCGTATTCCCACTGGGTGCTGCGAAGGGGCCAGGGGACCCTAGCACGTGCAGTGGTAACCTGCACTTTTCCAAGGAGCCTCATCCTGCATGGGGGGTGTCTCCGAGGCTGCTCCCTAAACAGCGTCCTGGAGAGACTGCCCAGAATAAGGTGCCGCCTGTGCCTCACTTGCAAGATGAAAAAACCTGTGTGGAACACGGAGGGCTGTCTGTGGCCCCGGGGGTCCAGCTGCTGGGCTTCTACAGGGCTGGCCACTGGTGGTCATGGGACGGCCACGGCAACCGCAGGCCTGGCTTTCTTGTCCACTGTGGCCGGTTCccggggtggggctggggcctgCCTTTGCAGTGTGTCCCTGGGGGGCAGCTCCTGGATGTGTCCTCTGCCCAGCCCTTTGGCCGGTGCGGACACACACCAGGGAAGTCACGACATGAGGGCCTCCACGGGAGGATCCATCGCAGCGGATGGGGCCCTGGGGACCTGGCTCCCGCCCTTGCCTTGCGCGCCTAGCGATGGCAGCGAGCGACGGTGGGTGGGTCGCATTGCATGGCACCCTGCAGCCAGCAGTGCAGGCTGGGCCTTCCAGCAGGGCAGCGAGGACTCTGTGAAATGGTGTCTGGTGTGCCGTCGTGAATGCTGGTCAGACACGTTTCCATCTCTGATGCCACCTGTTCTGGAAGCTTCCGTCAGCGTGGGGGGCTCTGGAAGCTGGGGTTTGCACATCTACAGAGGATGGGCATGTGGCTTGGGGTAGAGGGACCAAGTGGGTGTGCCAGCCTGAACCCTTCCCCACAGAGCAGCAAGATGGGCATGGAGGCGGTGATGGCGCTGCTGGAAGCCACGCCTGACACGCCGGCCTGCGTGGTCACCCTCTCGGGGAACCAGTCAGTGCGGCTGCCCCTCATGGAGTGCGTGCAGATGGTAAGCCCTGGGCCCCCCCCATCAGAACCGCCTGGCCCCTCTCCCCAGTCCCCACTCACAGGCCCCACTGCTCTCTGGGGGCCCCAGCACTGTGAGCACCGGAGGGCAGGGCCTCGTGGCTGGCCCAGGGCATCCCAGGtctccagggaggggagggatgtGAGCACATCCCTGGGTGGGACGTGGGACCTGGGACGTTCCCCAGGAGGTGTGTCGGAGCTGCAGGGAGCCTGGTGAGCATGGGAAGTCACAGGGGTCCACGGCCACTGAGCTTCTGTAGGCAGTGGTGGGAGTTGGGGTTACGATGGGACGGAGGAGGAGGGGCCAGTGATCAGAGCAGAGCCCTGGGAGGAGCTCAGGCAGGTGATGGGGAACACTGGGGTGGCTGGAGCAGGGACCCCAGGAGAGGAGGTACGGGGAAGGCAGAGGCGAGGGGGCCGGGTGTGGGGGCTGGTCCAGCCCTGGCTCGGTGGGTTTGGAGGCCTGCAACTGGGGCAGAGTGCCCTGcctggagctggagctgctgaGAGGTGAGGAGGGCAGCTGGGGGCAGGGTAGGGCCTCCTGGTCTCAGCCAGCCCCAGAAGAGCTGGCCTTGGTGGTGACCGCTGTTCCTAGGGAGAGGCTGCCAGGCCTGGGCCAGGGTCAGGAGATGCCGGCCAGATCTGCCCTCGTCAGGCCCACCAGACAGGGCAGTAGCCATGGGTGTGCGGGCCAGGCTCTCCATAGTCTGtgttctgtttctcttccttaAGACCAAGGAAGTGCAGAAAGCCATGGATGACAAGAGGTTTGACGAGGCCACCCAGCTCCGTGGTGGGTAAGCCCCCTCAGCAGACCCCTGCACTCTTACATGGCTGGGTCCCGGTGCCAGGCAGCATGTGCTGCAGTGGCGCTATGCACGCCTGGCCTGGGTCATCCTTCTAGGCACCGCGTCTGAAGATCGAGGGAGGAAGGGGCCTGCGGGTGGTACAGGAGGCGGGCTGGGAGGTGTGGTACCACAGGAGACCCTGGGCGGTGGCACGGGCAGGGCCCAGTGCACAGGGATCTGGGCATGGCGAGGGGATGAGAAGCTGTGGATACAAGCCCAGGACATGGGGTGGCCCCGCGGGGGCTGGGAAGGCTGGCAGATGTTGGGTGTGGGTACCACCCCCCTGCAGGCGTCCTGGCGGCCGGGTCAGGCTGGATTGGACGTCTGGGTTCCCATGCGTGCCTCCACCCGCTACCAAGGTGGCCAACCCTCCCTTGAGCTGGATGCCGGCCACGTGCTTTGCTGCACGGGCTGGCGTGGCCTCGTGTTGTGTTGGGGGTCTCGCACCTTCTGTGGAAGGTGCCCTGCCTGGCATGCGCGGTGTCTGCTGCCTCATGGCTGAGCTTCCATCGGGCCGTGTGCCTGTGACCAGCCTCCTGGGCTCTGTCACGGCTGCGCTGTGGCTGTACGCCGTGGCGCTGCAGGGCTGTGCATGGTGTGACCCGAATCCCTTCCAGGAGCTTCGAGAACAACTGGAACATTTACAAGCTCCTCGCCCACCAGAAGCCCCCCAAGGAGAAGGTGAGGCAGGGAGCGGCGCCCACAGAGGGAGGAACGGGCTCAGTTATTCTGCAGCCTCTTCACGCTGGCCCCGTGGCTGGGCCTGCCTGCCCCCACCTTCCCTCCTGCTGGGGTCCGAGCTGTGAGCTGGGAGGGTGGGCCTGACCTCTGCCTGGGCTCAGGCACCACTGTGGCTGGCAGGTCCCGGGTGCTGGGACCCTGGCTGCAGGGCTGGCTGTTGCTTCTCAGTGGTGGATGGAAATGAAGTCAGGCCACAGGCTTAACTCAGGAGAGGAGAAGCCATTGTGTAGAAAATGTCCCCCGgggccaggctcacacctgtaatcccagcactttggaaggctgaggtggccagttcacctgaggtcaggagttcgagaccagcctggccaacatggtgaaactccgtctctactaaaaatacaaaaattagctgggcgtggtggtggcacatgcctgtaatcacagctactcaggaggctgaggcaggagaatagcttgaacttgggaggtggagggtgcagtgagccgagatcgtgccattgcactccagcccgggcggcaagagtgaaactctgaaaataaaatgttcccaAACAGCTGAAAACCTCAGGAAATGGGATCTCTCCAAAATAAGGATGAAATGGCTTGTTTCTAAAGTCCTGGGGGACGAGGGTCCTGTAGAGAGAGTCACGGCCAGTGAGGTCCTGGCTCCCAAGCCCCTTGAGCCACAGCCGGAGCTGCAGGCCGGGGCAGACAGCGTGGCCCAGCCTGAGTCTGGTCCTCCCTTCCATGGACATCTTTGGGTGTCCCTGCTGCTCCAGCCTCCTGCTTATCCCCAGAGCTAGTCAGCGGGCTCTACCCTCCGTGGTGGGGCAACCTGGTCTCCACGAACCCAGAACCTGGCAGGGGCGTGACTGGCTTTGTGGGCAGCAGGGCTGGCTCGTACCAGGACCCAGTGGGGCCATGTGGCTATGGAGCCCTTGGGTGTGGCTGCTGCCAAGTGGGATGTGCTGCACGTGACAGGTGCACGCCAGGTTCAGAGCCTCAGCACGGTGGGTGGAGGGGAGGTGGTGGCGGCCGTCACTGGATTCACATGGATGTGGTGGGGTTTTGGGTCCATCAGGTTAAATTAACTGTAGTCCTGATGGGACTGTCTCCatgtcttttcccttcccttaaCGTGGCTACTAGAAAACAGGATAGCCAGGGCCCCTTCCTTACTCGTGGCTGTGCACCCCCCACCCTCCCGCCCGCTGCCAGCCCCTTGTGTGGGCACTGACCTGTGTTCCCGCCCGCAAGCCTGGCTTCACAACAGTGCTCGCCCCTTCTGCCTCCTCTGTTGCCTGCGTGCCAGGGGGCCAGGCTTGCACCGTGTCTCTTTTGGTCTTCACCAGAATCTTCTGGAATTAGAACAGATACCGTATTCCCAGGGCAGTTGGGCGGTGTGCTGGGCAGCGTCCAGGCTGCTGGCAGGGCCTGGCCCCTTTTTCCAGAACCTGCCGGCCTGCTGACCTCCTGTGCAGGTTGGGGGTCCCCTCCCCGGCTGTGCCTCACGCTCATCTCCCCTTCTCTCTGAAGTCTAACTTCTCCCTGGCCATCCTGAATGTGGGGGCCCCGGCGGCTGGCATGAATGCGGCCGTGCGCTCGGCGGTGCGGACCGGCATCTCCCATGGACACACAGTATACGTGGTGCACGATGGCTTCGAAGGCCTAGCCAAGGGTCAGGTGGGTCCGGCCGGGGCAAACAAGTGAGGACTTGGGCCTTCTGTGTGCACACTTGGGGCATTTCCTGTGGAAGGCCGGctgctggaggtggaggctgagacCTGGGTCCGCGTGTCGGTGCCCACCCGGGCCTGGGTACTCAGCTCTGCCTGCAGCGTGATGCCCAACACTGGCTGGCCCCCGGGCACAGGCCCACCCCTGGGGGGAATTGGCCAGAGGCTCAGGCTGGCCCCTGAAGCTGCATCTCCTCCTGGCAGGTGCAAGAAGTAGGCTGGCACGACGTGGCCGGCTGgttggggcgtggtggctccatGCTGGGGACCAAGAGGTGAGCTGCCTGCTGCGGGTACCTGGGGGCAGGAGGGCCAGGGCGCAGTATCCAGGCCCTGCAGGTGGGGGCGGCAAGGGGAACCCAGCCCGGGGCCCTGGGCTCGGCCCCTCTTCCTGCTGGTGGTCTGCCCAGAGCAGGCTTCACGCCTCCTGCCTGGGGCTTCCTGGCCTGAGCTCCGCTGTGTAGGGCAGGCTGCTCTGGCGGCCCCATGCCCATGGTGGGCTCTCCGTGGCAAGGAAGCTGGCGAGCGTCTGTCCCTGCCTGGCCAGGCCAGGCAGCCTGCACTGTCAGCACTCTGGCTGAGGCTATGGGCCTGTCTGATGGCTTTTGTCCCAGGGCCTGAGACCCTTCTGTGGGCATGGGGTGGGCACAGTCCCCCTGTGTGACTACAGGGGAAGTTGCTGAGTCCTGAGCCACTGAGTGGCTGCAAGGGCCAGAGGAAGCATCCGCTCCTGCCGCTGAGTGTTGGGCGAGAAAGCCTCGGGCAGGAAGGGGTTCCCACGGGGAGCCCAGCGGGGTGGGGGGTTCACTCGGTTGCCTGGCCGGTGCCTGGTGATGCTGAGTGGTGCCCAGGCGGCTCACGCTGGGCCTGTGTGTCCCTCTCCGTGTGGAGCCACAGCGCCACATCCCGGGCATTGCAGCGACTGCTGACTGGCTCGGGGAACGGCCAAGGCAATGCCTTTCTGTGATCAGATGCAATCTGGACACGCGTCCCCGGGTGCTGCGTGTTCATGCGGATGTGTCTTTGACTGCAGGACCCTGCCCAAGGGCCAGCTGGAGTCCATTGTGGAGAACATCCGCATCTATGGTATTCACGCCCTGCTGGTGGTCGGTGGGTTTGAGGTGAGAGCTGCCCACGGACGAAAAAGCCCCAGGGCACAGGAGACCCAAGGTGTCCTCCCGCCGAGGGGGCCCATCCTGAAAACCCGTGTGCTGGCTGGGCCGATGCAGGGGCCGAGAGGGTCGGGGTTTTAAGTGCTGTGTGTGGGCTCGGGAGGGCACCCGTGTGCCAGCTGGGCTGATGCAGGGGCCGAGAGGGTTGGGGTTTTAAGTGCTGTGTGTGGGCTCGGGAGGGTTCTTTACTTTCTCCGGAAAGCTTCACAAGGTTCCGATTAACCCCAgtgctggggaggggcaggggaggaaggggaCTCGGAAGCTGGAGGACGAGAAAGAAGGGAGGCGGAGGAGGCAGAGGTGTAGGTGCTGGACGGCATCGCTGAACGTGGTGTCCTGGCACTGGGCAAGCTGTCactaaataatgaataaatgacagCCCTTCCCCCTTGCCCTCCATGGAGTGGATCTGGGGTCAGAGTGGGTTGGAGGAGACTCCTGACCCTCCTTAGAGTCCAGTTTCCCTGGTAGGCATCCTGAGATGACACCAGGCTGACTGCCTGGCCCAGCCCCAGGGGATTGAGCAGGTGGGTCCTGGCGTCCAGCACGGGGCACATGACAGGTCAGCAGGGAGCAGGGCTGGGCGGCCGCCGGCAGAGCCTGTCCCCGGCCCACCCTGGCCTCGGTGCTGCCCTTGACCTGCCCCGTCCCTACTGCTGCAGGCCTATGAAGGGGTGCTGCAGCTGGTGGAGGCTCGCGGGCGCTACGAGGAGCTCTGCATCGTCATGTGTGTCATCCCAGCCACCATCAGCAACAACGTCCCTGGCACCGACTTCAGCCTGGGCTCCGACACTGCTGTAAATGCCGCCATGGAGGTACGGGGCTCCTGGACACCGGCCTGCCATGCCCAGGCCCTTGTGGGGTGGGGCTGAGCCTACGGAGGCTGCTGGAGGGGATAGTGTGTGGTGAGCACCTGGGAGGGCTGCCAGGGTTGGGGTTTGTGGGGCACAGGCCCGGGTGAAGGGGCTCAGCTCCCTGCCATAGCCACTTCCAGGTCCAGGGGGGCCCTGCGTTGTTCCTCGCTACTGTGATGAGctcagatggggagactgaggcgggaatGTCCCTGCGCCCCAGTGCTGGGTAGTCTAAGAGCAGCGCCTGGCCTCTGTCCAAGGGTGCCAGGGACACCCCTGCCCACTCACAGCCAGTGTGTGTGCAGGCTGCTGTCCACTGTGCCCTGGGGGGTGGGGTCGCCTGGTTGAGAACCCCTGGTCCTGTGGGGCCCAGGTGGGAGGTGGGCCCAAGCCTGGTGCTGCTGGCTGTCTGGGTGCGTCAGCCCCAGGCTGGCTTTGGAGACACAGGGCTCCCTGCAGGGTAGCCATGCCGACGGCCTACAGGGAAGGGTGGGCACGTGGAGGACCCCCGACCCCCCCTTGTCCCCCAGAGCTGTGACCGCATCAAACAGTCTGCCTCGGGGACCAAGCGCCGTGTGTTCATCGTGGAGACCATGGGGGGTTACTGTGGCTACCTGGCCACCGTGACTGGCATTGCTGTGGGGGCCGACGCCGCCTACGTCTTCGAGGACCCTTTCAACATCCACGACTTAAAGgtgagcccagcccagcccctgctgCGGCAGACCTGCCGGCATGCCAGCCTGGGCCCCAGACACTCAGGCCGGCCAGCGCAGGGCAGGGCCCGGGCAGGTGGGACGCGTAGCCCAGTGCTCCTGCTGGCCCCGGATCGCCGGTCAGCCTGGAATTCCCTCCCCACAGTCCTCCGGCTCATCCGTGTCCGCCCCTCCCGCAGGTCAACGTGGAGCACATGACGGAGAAGATGAAGACAGACATTCAGAGGGGCCTGGTGCTGCGGTGAGGCTGCCGTGGGTCCCTGGCCACAGCTGCGCGTCCAACTCtcggggctggggtggggctgctGAGGAGCGGCTGGGCAGGAGAAGGCAGGAGGGGTCCTTGGAGAGGGTGGGCCAGGGCGGCTTTCCTGGGAGCTGCCACTCCCTctcccaggcctggcccagcGGGGACTCAGGATCGGGGGGAGACCTGAACTCGTTCCCGCCGACTCAGGCCCTGCTGCCCCTCTCAGGAACGAGAAGTGCCATGACTACTACACCACGGAGTTCCTGTACAACCTGTACTCATCAGAGGGCAAGGGCGTCTTCGACTGCAGGACCAATGTCCTGGGCCACCTGCAGCAGGTGTGGGGCAGGGGTGAGGCTCTGAGAGGCCTGcccctctttcctgccaccatctGTCCCCGGCCCCAGGGGTCCCAGCCCTCACGGGCACCCACGGGCACTCCCGGCAGGCCCTCGGGCACGTGTGCCCTTCCCCAGTGAGGGGACCGAGGCCTGTATCTAGGTGAGGTCTCATTTCAagaaggggtggggctggggctggagccgGGGCCCGAGCCAGGGCATTCACATGCTGAGCCGagctccccacccctgccaggcCTCCCGCGGCCACTTCCGCCGAACCCCTCACCTAGATCCCCGCATGCTCCCTGCCTTATGGTGGCCCTGCAGGAAGCCCGCGTCCTGGGGTTTTCTGAGCCAGGGAGGGGAGTCAGGGTGGCTGGGCATGGGGCCCGAGGTGATGGGGCCCGAGGTGGGGCCGCTGGCTGCCGATGCAGGGCCCAGGAGTCACTTGACTTGGCCAGGGGCAGCCGACTGCCGGCCTCGGGAGGCAGCTTCTGGCCTGGACTTGGAGCTGGAGAGAGCAGGCAGGGTCCTCGATCGGGAACAGACGGGAACGGTGCACGGGTTGGAAGGAATGGGTGTTCACAAGCTGCCTGGGAGGCTCCCCGTGGGGATCCTGTCTGCACTGGCGTTGGCCTTGGCCCAGGCAGCCCAGGGGAGTCCAGGGAACCGGGCCTCACCTGTTTCCAGGGTGGCGCTCCAACCCCCTTTGACCGGAACTATGGGACCAAGCTGGGGGTGAAGGCCATGCTGTGGTTGTCGGAGAAGCTGCGCGAGGTTTACCGCAAGGGTAGGTGGTGGGTGCGACCCGAGGCCTCACTTTGCCCTCCCCTGGCTCCCTGGGGCAGGGCCTCACCATGGAGGGCTGCCACGTGCCTCTGTTTGCAGGACGGGTGTTCGCCAATGCCCCAGACTCGGCCTGCGTGATCGGCCTGAAGAAGAAGGCGGTGGCCTTCAGCCCCGTCACTGAGCTCAAGAAAGACACTGATTTCGAGTGAGTTCCACCAAAGCCTCGTGGAGGCGGGTGGGGCTGAGGGGTGGCCCAGACCTTCCCTGAGGCAGGTGTGCCAGGCCCAGCCCCACTGGCACCCTGACCCCGCAAGGCCTCCTGGGCCCCCATGCCCAGGTCCCCGCCAGGCCGTGGAGAGCAGGGACCATGCCCAAGTCTTCTGAGCACAACACTGGGCAATCCTTTCGGGTGGGCATGGGGGCACAGCGGGTAGCCAGGAGTGGGCACGCTTGAGGGCGGCTGAGGCTGACTCTGTGCTGTGCCTCCGAGGGATGGGGACCCCAGACCTGTCCCAGCTCCACGGATACCGAGATGTTCAGACAGAGGGGCATGCACAGGCTGCAGGGtcggggggggtgggggggctgggGACGTGGCTGAAGAGCTGCCCTGACCCCTGACTCCCCATCATCCTCCCATCCCCGTCCTGCACAGGCACCGCATGCCACGGGAGCAGTGGTGGCTGAGCCTGCGGCTCATGCTGAAGATGCTGGCACAATACCGCATCAGTATGGCCGCCTACGTGTCAGGGGAGCTGGAGCACGTGACCCGCCGCACCCTGAGCATGGACAAGGGCTTCTGAGGCCAGCCATGCCCacgcccctccccagcccccacccatgCCAGCGCAGCGCCAGGGCTCAGATGGGGCCTGGGCTGTTGTGTCTGGAGCCTGCAGGCAGGTGGGGGCTGCGTCCCTGCTCAGCCCATCCCCTGCCTCTATCCCTGGCCACCTGCCAGGCCTCCCTCGGGCTGGTgtcttgagaccagcctgccaggCCCTCCAGCAGGAGGACAGAGTGCCCTGGGGCATCCACCTTCCTGCCCAGGGGACGTGGCGCTGTCGGTGTTTGGAGGCTGCTGCCCCCTGGCTTTGGCGCCCCATGGGCCCTCAGCGTCTCCCCATGCTGGGCTCACTACATGGGCCAGCCCTTGCTCTACCTGGCCGGTAGGCTGCTGGCGCCTAGGTTGTGTTGAGAGGGGGATGCCCCTGGCCCTGCCTCACTGTGACCTGCTCCTGCCCACGTGCAGCACCTGTCAccttttctagaaataaaatcacCCTGACTGTGGGGTGCATCGGTCTCCGGAgagcacagcctgcagaactccTCAGAGAGAGGGGGGAGCAGCACCGAGCGGCCAGCCCAGTGGGCAGCAGCCCCAGGGGTGGAGGGCCCTCTGGCCAGTGCCTGGGCCAGGTCAAAGGGACATGTGCCCTGAGAGGCCACAGGTGCTCTCCAGGACTCCCTGGGGGCCACCAGGGTGACCTGAGCCCCTCCTGGTCCTCCCCTGGGGGCAGAAGGGTACAGCCTCACTCCTCTGTCTCCCCAACCTCAGCCTGAGTGGGGGTCTCCAACCTGCAGGCTGGTGGCTGGCTTGAGCCAGTATCCAGGAGACATTGATGGTGGACACGCAAGAGGGGAAAAGAAGGCAGCGCAGAGCTGCGCCCACCAGGGGCTAGGGCTGAGTCCTGCAGGCGGCTACGGGGTGGTGGACGCCCTGCTTGCAGGATGCCTGTTAACCTCAGCGTCGAAGCCTGCGCTCTGCATCATGAACGTGGGAGGTGCTTGCCCAAGAGGGCTGCTTCCTGCCCGCAGTGCCACCCTGGGGATGTGGTTTTGGGACACAGGAGGTGTCTCAAGGGAGACCCTGGCTTGGAGGGGCCTAAGGGCCACTTTGAGGGCCCCTGGGCAGTCTCCTGGTTG harbors:
- the PFKL gene encoding ATP-dependent 6-phosphofructokinase, liver type isoform X6, with the protein product MNAAVRAVTRMGIYVGAKVFLIYEGYEGLVEGGENIKQANWLSVSNIIQLGGTIIGSARCKAFTTREGRRAAAYNLVQHGITNLCVIGGDGSLTGANIFRSEWGSLLEELVAEGKISETTARTYSHLNIAGLVGSIDNDFCGTDMTIGTDSALHRIMEVIDAITTTAQSHQRTFVLEVMGRHCGYLALVSALASGADWLFIPEAPPEDGWENFMCERLGETRSRGSRLNIIIIAEGAIDRNGKPISSSYVKDLVVQRLGFDTRVTVLGHVQRGGTPSAFDRILSSKMGMEAVMALLEATPDTPACVVTLSGNQSVRLPLMECVQMTKEVQKAMDDKRFDEATQLRGGSFENNWNIYKLLAHQKPPKEKSNFSLAILNVGAPAAGMNAAVRSAVRTGISHGHTVYVVHDGFEGLAKGQVQEVGWHDVAGWLGRGGSMLGTKRTLPKGQLESIVENIRIYGIHALLVVGGFEAYEGVLQLVEARGRYEELCIVMCVIPATISNNVPGTDFSLGSDTAVNAAMESCDRIKQSASGTKRRVFIVETMGGYCGYLATVTGIAVGADAAYVFEDPFNIHDLKVNVEHMTEKMKTDIQRGLVLRNEKCHDYYTTEFLYNLYSSEGKGVFDCRTNVLGHLQQGGAPTPFDRNYGTKLGVKAMLWLSEKLREVYRKGRVFANAPDSACVIGLKKKAVAFSPVTELKKDTDFEHRMPREQWWLSLRLMLKMLAQYRISMAAYVSGELEHVTRRTLSMDKGF
- the PFKL gene encoding ATP-dependent 6-phosphofructokinase, liver type isoform b (isoform b is encoded by transcript variant 2); the encoded protein is MAAVDLEKLRASGAGKAIGVLTSGGDAQGMNAAVRAVTRMGIYVGAKVFLIYEGYEGLVEGGENIKQANWLSVSNIIQLGGTIIGSARCKAFTTREGRRAAAYNLVQHGITNLCVIGGDGSLTGANIFRSEWGSLLEELVAEGKISETTARTYSHLNIAGLVGSIDNDFCGTDMTIGTDSALHRIMEVIDAITTTAQSHQRTFVLEVMGRHCGYLALVSALASGADWLFIPEAPPEDGWENFMCERLGETRSRGSRLNIIIIAEGAIDRNGKPISSSYVKDLVVQRLGFDTRVTVLGHVQRGGTPSAFDRILSSKMGMEAVMALLEATPDTPACVVTLSGNQSVRLPLMECVQMTKEVQKAMDDKRFDEATQLRGGSFENNWNIYKLLAHQKPPKEKSNFSLAILNVGAPAAGMNAAVRSAVRTGISHGHTVYVVHDGFEGLAKGQVQEVGWHDVAGWLGRGGSMLGTKRTLPKGQLESIVENIRIYGIHALLVVGGFEAYEGVLQLVEARGRYEELCIVMCVIPATISNNVPGTDFSLGSDTAVNAAMESCDRIKQSASGTKRRVFIVETMGGYCGYLATVTGIAVGADAAYVFEDPFNIHDLKVNVEHMTEKMKTDIQRGLVLRNEKCHDYYTTEFLYNLYSSEGKGVFDCRTNVLGHLQQGGAPTPFDRNYGTKLGVKAMLWLSEKLREVYRKGRVFANAPDSACVIGLKKKAVAFSPVTELKKDTDFEHRMPREQWWLSLRLMLKMLAQYRISMAAYVSGELEHVTRRTLSMDKGF
- the PFKL gene encoding ATP-dependent 6-phosphofructokinase, liver type isoform X3 gives rise to the protein MAAVDLEKLRASGAGKAIGVLTSGGDAQGMNAAVRAVTRMGIYVGAKVFLIYEEQRMPYCLSPSPRGRFGARPPSWGYEGLVEGGENIKQANWLSVSNIIQLGGTIIGSARCKAFTTREGRRAAAYNLVQHGITNLCVIGGDGSLTGANIFRSEWGSLLEELVAEGKISETTARTYSHLNIAGLVGSIDNDFCGTDMTIGTDSALHRIMEVIDAITTTAQSHQRTFVLEVMGRHCGYLALVSALASGADWLFIPEAPPEDGWENFMCERLGETRSRGSRLNIIIIAEGAIDRNGKPISSSYVKDLVVQRLGFDTRVTVLGHVQRGGTPSAFDRILSSKMGMEAVMALLEATPDTPACVVTLSGNQSVRLPLMECVQMTKEVQKAMDDKRFDEATQLRGGSFENNWNIYKLLAHQKPPKEKSNFSLAILNVGAPAAGMNAAVRSAVRTGISHGHTVYVVHDGFEGLAKGQVQEVGWHDVAGWLGRGGSMLGTKRTLPKGQLESIVENIRIYGIHALLVVGGFEAYEGVLQLVEARGRYEELCIVMCVIPATISNNVPGTDFSLGSDTAVNAAMESCDRIKQSASGTKRRVFIVETMGGYCGYLATVTGIAVGADAAYVFEDPFNIHDLKVNVEHMTEKMKTDIQRGLVLRNEKCHDYYTTEFLYNLYSSEGKGVFDCRTNVLGHLQQGGAPTPFDRNYGTKLGVKAMLWLSEKLREVYRKGRVFANAPDSACVIGLKKKAVAFSPVTELKKDTDFEHRMPREQWWLSLRLMLKMLAQYRISMAAYVSGELEHVTRRTLSMDKGF